The Hippea jasoniae genome includes the window TTGTTGAGATGTCTATGTAGCTTGGTTTTGTTAGATAGGCTGTTGCATAGAGTGATTGATTGAAGGTGCTTGTTTTTGTGCCACCAATAATGCTGAGTTTATCGTTTGCCTGATATGTCGTTGTAGTCAGGATTTTTAAAGAAGCATTTACGCTTAAGTTAGACTCCTTTGCCATATCGTAATTTGTTTGAACCAGTTTAAAAACCGTGTGTTCATGTTCGTTATCCATCTCCTGAATAGAGTTTCTGTCATAAACCACGCAAGGTGTTTTAAAACTACCTTTCCTTGTGTCGTATCCCCAGCCGTAAGAAACTGGTTGCTCACCCATCGGTTCAACGGTTGGAAAGTTTGCCGATTCTGAGTATGTGGGTTGTGGATTGATTGCTGCTGCTGACAAAATTAGAAAAAAGGACAAAAATAGTAAATAAAACCTGCCATAACGCATACACACCTCCAAAATTTAGTATTATATTATTTTTTACCATAATTTATTATATCTGTCAACAAAAAAGCCCTGCATGAAGCAGGGCTTAAAAAGGTGTGCGGGGAAGGGAGGCTATACCTTAAATATACTTACAGCTTCAGTAATTTTGTTAGACATTTCGTTGACCTTTTCAGAAATTCTTGCAATCTCTTCAACGGCTTTTGCATTTTCTTGAGATGCCTCTACAATTTCGTTGACCTGAGCATCAATTTCTGCTGCCGTTGAAGAGAGTTCTTCTGTTGCAGCAGATACAGAATTGAGCTCCTCAATAACGCCGTTTGCCTTTTCTACAACGGCCTCTACTTTCTTTTTATCCTCCTGAGATTTTTCAGCCTCATTGAGAATCATATCACCTGCTTTTTGAGTTTTTTCAACAGCAATATTGGCATCTGTTTGCATCTTTGCAATCATGTTTCTGATTTCTTCTGTTGCCCTCTGCGTTTTTTCTGCTAATTTTCTGACCTCATCTGCCACAACGGCAAAACCTCTTCCTGCATCACCAGCACGGGCTGCCTCTATGGCAGCATTTAGGGCAAGCAGGTTGGTCTGGTCTGCAATTTCACTAATTACTCCAACGATCTGGCCGATCTGTTTGCTTGCATCGCCAACGGTGTTGATCTGCTCCATTGCCTCCTGAGCCAGTTTGGCGTTGTTTCTCATCCTTTCCACTCTGTCGATAATGTCGTTTAAGATATCACCATTAACCTCACCCATCTCCTCTGCGAGCATATTTACATGCTCTGTTGATTTTGCAACATTGTCTATTGCCTCAACGATATCTTTTACGGCTGTGCCAAGCTCCTCCGTGTTGCGGGCGGTTTGTTCAACTGTGGCAGAAATCTCTGTGGCGGTTGAGGAGAGCGAGTTTGCATGGCTTGATAGTTCATTGGCCTCCGATTTCATCTGACCTATAAGTTTTCTCATTGAGTCAATCACCGTATTGATGCCGCTTTTTAATTTTCCTATCTCGTTTCCTGTAATAACTTCAAACTTTGAGGTAAAATCACCCTCTGCTAATTTTAGCGTCTTTTCATTTGCATTGAGAATCGGGATAATGATGTAGTGTTTTACAACAAAATACAGGCCGATTATCAAACCAAGTATAATGAGCAAACCAATGGTTACAAATATTAAACTATCAACTGTTTCTTTTCCTATTAATAACAGCTGTGAGCTTACTATCTTTGCCTCTGCTTCTGCAATCTGCTGCGATATTTCTCCTATTGCATCAACATAACTATCAAAAGCCTCTATTGTTTTATCCTTGCTGTTTGAGCCGTTTGTCATAACCTTTTTTCCTGTATCGACCATATTTATGAATACATTTTTGAGCTTATTTAGCTCTGAGTGCAGTTGCGGGTTTGCTTTTTCTTTCTCGATAGCTTTGTTTATGTAGCTTTCTGTTTGTTGAACGACACTGTTGAATTGTGCTTTAGCATATTTATCCCTCAAAGCCCTGTTTATGAGTTTTTCTGTTTCTGTTATACCAACAGTTATTTTATGTGTAAGTTTCAATGTTGCAAGGTCAATATTTCTTGTATGGTTTATGTGGTGTTTTACAGATGTAGCGATAAAGAAATTTGATGCAATAAGAATAATAGAAACGATAAATACAACAGCCGTTGAATAAAAAAATAATTTACCTAAACTGACATTTTTCATACGCCCTCCTTAAACAATCTTTAATATCTCATCAAGCGGCATAGGCTTGGCAAAGTAATACCCCTGATACAGATCACATCCAAAACCCTTTAAAATTCTCAACTGCTCATTTGTTTCAACGCCCTCTGCAACAGAGCCAAAATTAAGCTTTTTTGCAAGGTTTATCGTTGTCTGGACAATGGATTTTACCTTCTCATTTTCTGTTATCCTCCTTATAAAACTTATATCTATCTTTATGGCGTCGATGGGCAAGAGGTGTAGATAGCTTAGTGATGAATAACCTGTTCCAAAATCATCGATCATTACTTTAAAACCCCTATCCTTGAGGTTTTTTAGCATATTCATAGCTGAGTCAATATCGTCTGCAAACATACGCTCTGTTACCTCTAATATGAGGTGTTTTCTGTATTCATCGCTAAGCTGCTTTAAAATATCAAAAATCCTGCCCTCTTTCAGGTTTCTCATTGAAAGATTGATACTGATTGGTATAAATTTGCCTGCCTTTTTGTGAACTGAATCTAAATATTGCGGAATTGTGTTTATAAGAAACTCTTCAAACTGCACAAGATAGTGGGATGTTTCAAGCTGATCGATAAAGAAATAGGGCGATAATAAGCCTTTTTGTGGATGGTCGATTCTTGCCAATGATTCAAATTCAGCAATC containing:
- a CDS encoding methyl-accepting chemotaxis protein — its product is MKNVSLGKLFFYSTAVVFIVSIILIASNFFIATSVKHHINHTRNIDLATLKLTHKITVGITETEKLINRALRDKYAKAQFNSVVQQTESYINKAIEKEKANPQLHSELNKLKNVFINMVDTGKKVMTNGSNSKDKTIEAFDSYVDAIGEISQQIAEAEAKIVSSQLLLIGKETVDSLIFVTIGLLIILGLIIGLYFVVKHYIIIPILNANEKTLKLAEGDFTSKFEVITGNEIGKLKSGINTVIDSMRKLIGQMKSEANELSSHANSLSSTATEISATVEQTARNTEELGTAVKDIVEAIDNVAKSTEHVNMLAEEMGEVNGDILNDIIDRVERMRNNAKLAQEAMEQINTVGDASKQIGQIVGVISEIADQTNLLALNAAIEAARAGDAGRGFAVVADEVRKLAEKTQRATEEIRNMIAKMQTDANIAVEKTQKAGDMILNEAEKSQEDKKKVEAVVEKANGVIEELNSVSAATEELSSTAAEIDAQVNEIVEASQENAKAVEEIARISEKVNEMSNKITEAVSIFKV